Proteins encoded in a region of the Shewanella polaris genome:
- the nrdR gene encoding transcriptional regulator NrdR, giving the protein MHCPFCSATDTKVIDSRLVADGHQVRRRRECTECHERFTTFEGAELVMPRVIKRDGTRQPFDEDKLRGGMLRAVEKRPVSIDEIEQALTKIKSTLRATGEREVNSEMIGNLMMEQLMSLDKVAYIRFASVYRAFEDVSQFGEAIAKLQK; this is encoded by the coding sequence ATGCATTGCCCTTTTTGTAGCGCGACCGATACCAAAGTTATAGATTCTCGTTTAGTGGCAGATGGTCACCAAGTCCGTCGCCGCCGGGAATGTACCGAATGCCATGAACGTTTTACCACATTTGAAGGCGCTGAATTAGTCATGCCTCGCGTCATAAAACGCGACGGAACTCGGCAACCCTTTGATGAAGATAAGCTGCGTGGAGGCATGTTGCGGGCAGTTGAAAAACGTCCAGTCTCAATTGATGAAATAGAGCAAGCTCTCACCAAAATCAAATCAACATTGCGAGCCACTGGCGAACGTGAAGTTAACTCTGAAATGATTGGTAATCTAATGATGGAACAGTTAATGAGCCTTGATAAGGTTGCCTACATTCGCTTTGCGTCTGTGTACCGAGCCTTTGAAGATGTGTCTCAATTTGGTGAAGCCATAGCTAAACTGCAAAAATAA
- a CDS encoding efflux RND transporter periplasmic adaptor subunit produces the protein MMNKLGQCFFLTTIFFLGFIVFLPNASAAQKSPRAEKVVPVITATIEQHDLSQSITLIGKLAATHAVMIAPQVAGKIDNIEVTSNQHVSKGQVLLTLDNRKAKASVTEAQAYYKDEVRKLNEFNKLIHVNAITQTEIEAQKANVDIAFARLESAKTDLDYHTLTAPFPGNTGFINFSRGKMVSINESLLSLDDLSVLQLDLQVPEHYLSLLSTGMSVSATSRAWNKVIFTGKIIAIDPRVNSATLNLNIRSQFDNKKGQLKPGMMMSATLVFPSVSSPIVPVQALEYSGTRRYVYVINQDNIATRTQVMLGARIKDQVLIESGINIGDHIVVQGLVNMRDGVKVKDLATQSTTSPVKQERE, from the coding sequence ATGATGAATAAACTTGGCCAATGTTTTTTCTTAACAACCATATTTTTTTTGGGCTTCATTGTCTTTTTACCTAATGCCAGTGCCGCACAAAAATCTCCTCGGGCAGAAAAAGTCGTGCCTGTCATCACTGCAACCATTGAACAACATGACCTATCACAATCAATTACCTTGATAGGAAAACTTGCTGCTACTCATGCGGTAATGATAGCGCCACAAGTAGCAGGTAAAATAGACAACATAGAAGTCACATCCAACCAACATGTCAGTAAAGGACAAGTATTACTAACCCTAGATAACCGCAAAGCAAAAGCCAGTGTGACCGAAGCTCAAGCTTACTATAAGGATGAGGTTCGTAAGCTTAATGAATTTAACAAGCTGATTCACGTTAACGCCATCACTCAAACAGAAATAGAAGCTCAAAAAGCGAATGTCGATATCGCTTTCGCACGACTCGAATCAGCTAAAACCGACTTGGATTACCACACATTAACGGCACCATTTCCCGGTAATACAGGTTTTATTAATTTCAGTCGTGGGAAAATGGTTAGTATCAATGAATCACTGTTATCACTTGATGACTTATCCGTATTACAGCTCGACCTACAAGTTCCTGAGCATTATCTTTCACTACTAAGTACTGGGATGTCGGTAAGCGCTACAAGCAGAGCGTGGAATAAAGTCATTTTTACAGGCAAGATTATCGCGATTGATCCTCGCGTCAATTCAGCAACTCTCAATCTCAATATTCGTAGTCAGTTTGATAATAAAAAAGGTCAATTAAAGCCTGGCATGATGATGTCAGCAACACTAGTATTTCCTAGTGTGTCATCTCCTATTGTCCCAGTACAAGCGCTTGAATATTCAGGCACCAGACGTTATGTCTACGTGATAAATCAAGACAATATCGCCACACGCACCCAAGTAATGTTAGGCGCGCGAATTAAAGATCAGGTATTAATAGAATCTGGTATCAATATAGGCGATCACATTGTTGTACAAGGACTAGTGAACATGCGTGACGGTGTGAAAGTGAAAGACTTAGCCACTCAGTCTACAACAAGCCCTGTTAAACAGGAGCGCGAATAA
- the nusB gene encoding transcription antitermination factor NusB: MKPSERRKARRLAVQAIYSWQLSKNNVADVEHEFLTEQNTDGVDVAYFRELLTGVASKTAQIDELLKPHLDRNFEEVSPVEKAIVRLATYELTFRKDVPFKVAINEGIELAKAFGAEDSHKFVNGMLDKLVKHK; encoded by the coding sequence ATGAAACCTTCAGAGCGCCGTAAGGCCCGCCGTTTAGCCGTTCAAGCCATTTATTCATGGCAGTTAAGTAAAAATAATGTTGCTGACGTAGAACATGAGTTTTTAACAGAACAAAACACTGACGGTGTTGATGTGGCTTATTTTCGTGAATTGCTAACGGGTGTAGCATCAAAAACTGCGCAGATTGATGAGTTGTTAAAACCACATCTTGACCGTAATTTTGAAGAAGTGTCACCAGTAGAAAAAGCCATTGTGCGTTTGGCCACTTACGAGTTAACCTTCCGCAAAGATGTGCCATTTAAAGTGGCCATTAACGAAGGTATTGAGTTAGCAAAAGCCTTTGGTGCTGAAGATAGTCATAAGTTTGTTAACGGCATGCTTGATAAGTTAGTAAAACATAAGTAA
- the glyA gene encoding serine hydroxymethyltransferase, with protein sequence MLKKAMNIADYDPELFKAIEDETCRQEEHIELIASENYTSPRVMEAQGSQLTNKYAEGYPGKRYYGGCEFVDVVETLAIERAKELFGATYANVQPHSGSQANSAVFMALLQPGDTVLGMNLAHGGHLTHGSPVNFSGKLYNIIPYGIDESGKIDYNEMERLAIEHKPKMMIGGFSAFSGIVDWAKMREIADKIGAYLFVDMAHVAGLIAAGVYPTPVPHAHVVTSTTHKTLAGPRGGIIISAADDEVLYKKLNSAVFPGGQGGPLMHVIAGKAVAFKEALEPEFKVYQQQVVKNAKAMVEVFLARGYKIVSGGTENHLMLVDLIGRDLTGKEADAALGNANITVNKNSVPNDPRSPFVTSGIRIGSPAITRRGFKEAEAKELTGWICDILDDVSDTAVIERVKGQVLALCAKFPVYG encoded by the coding sequence ATGTTGAAGAAAGCGATGAATATTGCGGATTATGATCCAGAATTATTTAAAGCCATTGAAGACGAAACTTGTCGTCAAGAAGAACACATCGAATTGATCGCGTCTGAAAACTATACCAGTCCACGTGTGATGGAAGCGCAAGGTTCTCAGTTAACCAACAAGTATGCCGAAGGTTATCCAGGTAAGCGTTACTATGGTGGGTGTGAATTCGTTGATGTGGTTGAAACATTAGCGATTGAACGTGCAAAAGAATTATTTGGTGCAACTTACGCCAATGTGCAGCCTCATTCAGGCTCACAAGCAAACAGCGCTGTCTTCATGGCGCTATTGCAACCAGGTGATACCGTTTTAGGGATGAACTTGGCTCATGGTGGTCATTTAACTCACGGTTCTCCAGTTAACTTCTCTGGCAAACTTTATAACATTATTCCTTACGGTATCGATGAGTCTGGCAAAATTGACTATAACGAAATGGAACGCTTAGCAATTGAGCATAAGCCTAAGATGATGATCGGCGGTTTCTCAGCGTTTTCAGGAATAGTTGATTGGGCTAAAATGCGCGAAATTGCTGATAAAATTGGTGCGTACTTATTTGTTGATATGGCCCACGTTGCAGGCTTAATTGCTGCTGGTGTTTATCCAACACCAGTCCCACATGCCCATGTCGTTACGTCTACAACACATAAAACATTAGCTGGCCCACGCGGCGGGATTATTATTTCTGCAGCCGATGACGAAGTGTTATACAAAAAACTTAACTCTGCGGTATTCCCAGGTGGCCAAGGCGGCCCGTTAATGCATGTTATCGCGGGTAAAGCGGTTGCATTTAAAGAGGCATTAGAGCCAGAGTTTAAAGTATATCAACAACAAGTGGTTAAAAATGCAAAAGCTATGGTTGAAGTGTTTTTAGCTCGCGGTTATAAAATCGTCTCTGGTGGTACAGAAAACCATTTAATGTTGGTGGACTTAATTGGCCGTGATTTAACAGGTAAAGAAGCTGATGCTGCATTGGGTAATGCAAACATTACTGTTAACAAAAACTCAGTGCCAAACGATCCGCGTTCACCGTTTGTTACTTCTGGTATCCGCATTGGTTCACCGGCTATTACTCGTCGCGGCTTTAAAGAAGCTGAAGCAAAAGAATTAACCGGTTGGATTTGCGATATTTTAGATGATGTATCTGACACTGCAGTTATTGAGCGCGTTAAAGGCCAAGTATTGGCCTTGTGTGCTAAATTCCCTGTATATGGTTAA
- the ettA gene encoding energy-dependent translational throttle protein EttA, producing the protein MAQFVYSMLRVGKIVPPKKQILKDISLSFFPGAKIGVLGLNGSGKSTLLRIMAGIDTEIEGEARPMPGLKIGYLPQEPRLNEQQTVREAVEEALSEAKNALIRLDEVYTAYAEPDADFDALAKEQGELEAIIQSQDAHNLDHILERAANALRLPDWDEKIAVLSGGERRRVAICRLLLEKPEMLLLDEPTNHLDAESVAWLEHFLQEYNGTVVAITHDRYFLDNAAGWILELDRGEGIPWEGNYSSWLEQKNARLQQESSTESARQKTIAKELEWVRQGAKGRQSKGKARMARFEELNTNDYQKRNETNELFIPPGPRLGDKVIEVTNLTKSYGDRVLIDDLTFTVPKGAIVGIIGANGAGKSTLFKMISGEEQPDSGSISVGDSVQIASVDQFRDSMNDKNTVWQEISGGQDIMRINNTEISSRAYVGRFNFRGGDQQKIIGSLSGGERNRVHLAKLLQAGGNVLLLDEPTNDLDVETLRALEEALLEFPGCAMVISHDRWFLDRIATHILDYRDEGKVSFYEGNYTEYSNWLKETLGTDIMEPHRLKYKRLNK; encoded by the coding sequence ATGGCTCAATTTGTATACAGCATGCTTAGAGTGGGTAAGATTGTCCCGCCTAAAAAGCAAATATTAAAAGACATTTCTCTAAGTTTCTTTCCCGGCGCAAAAATTGGTGTACTCGGATTAAACGGTTCAGGTAAATCAACTCTACTGCGCATTATGGCGGGTATCGATACCGAAATAGAAGGTGAAGCAAGGCCGATGCCCGGTCTAAAAATTGGTTATTTACCGCAAGAACCTCGCTTAAACGAACAACAAACCGTTCGCGAAGCTGTTGAAGAGGCATTAAGCGAAGCCAAAAATGCATTAATACGCTTAGATGAAGTTTATACTGCTTATGCAGAGCCAGATGCAGACTTCGATGCCCTAGCTAAAGAGCAAGGCGAATTAGAAGCTATTATTCAATCTCAAGATGCCCATAACCTTGATCATATTCTTGAACGAGCGGCAAACGCATTACGTCTACCAGATTGGGATGAAAAAATTGCAGTGCTCTCAGGTGGTGAACGTCGCCGTGTAGCCATTTGTCGCCTGTTACTTGAAAAACCAGAGATGCTGTTACTTGACGAACCAACCAACCATTTGGATGCTGAATCAGTGGCATGGTTAGAGCACTTCTTACAAGAATATAACGGTACCGTAGTGGCCATTACCCATGACCGCTACTTCTTAGATAATGCCGCAGGTTGGATTTTAGAACTCGACCGTGGTGAAGGTATTCCATGGGAAGGTAACTACTCTTCATGGCTTGAGCAAAAAAATGCCCGTTTACAGCAAGAATCTTCAACTGAAAGTGCTCGTCAAAAAACCATTGCAAAAGAATTAGAATGGGTGCGCCAAGGTGCTAAAGGTCGTCAGTCTAAAGGCAAGGCCCGTATGGCTCGCTTTGAAGAATTGAACACTAACGATTATCAAAAGCGTAACGAAACCAATGAATTGTTTATTCCACCAGGACCTCGCTTAGGCGACAAAGTTATTGAAGTGACTAATTTAACCAAGTCATATGGTGACCGCGTTCTGATTGATGATTTGACATTCACGGTTCCTAAGGGGGCTATCGTCGGCATTATTGGTGCTAATGGTGCAGGTAAATCAACCTTATTCAAAATGATCTCAGGCGAAGAACAACCAGACAGTGGCTCTATTTCTGTCGGTGATTCGGTTCAAATTGCGTCAGTTGATCAGTTCCGTGACTCAATGAATGATAAAAATACCGTGTGGCAAGAGATTTCTGGCGGCCAAGATATTATGCGCATCAACAACACTGAAATTTCTAGCCGTGCTTACGTAGGCCGCTTTAACTTCCGTGGTGGCGATCAGCAAAAAATAATTGGTTCATTATCGGGTGGTGAGCGTAACCGAGTCCACTTAGCCAAATTATTACAAGCCGGTGGCAACGTATTATTACTCGACGAACCAACCAATGATCTAGATGTAGAAACACTGCGTGCACTAGAAGAAGCGTTATTAGAGTTTCCTGGTTGTGCAATGGTTATTTCCCATGACCGTTGGTTCCTAGACCGTATTGCGACTCACATTCTTGATTACCGTGACGAAGGTAAAGTGAGTTTCTATGAAGGAAACTATACTGAATATTCTAACTGGCTAAAAGAGACTTTAGGAACAGATATAATGGAACCGCATAGGTTAAAATATAAGCGTTTAAATAAGTAA
- a CDS encoding riboflavin synthase has product MFTGIIEALGTLRKIDRKGNDIRLTVASGKLDLADVKLGDSIATNGVCLTVVERLVDGYVADISAETVGLTGFSHYQVGQKVNLEKAVSATTRLGGHMVSGHVDGIAKVEQCAYRGKAIEFWLVAPVSLQRYIAHKGSITIDGVSLTVNEVDGARFRLTIVPHTAGETTLVDLKVGDSVNIEVDLIARYLERLMQPQAEHTPPTSGVTMELLAKSGFLR; this is encoded by the coding sequence ATGTTTACTGGGATAATCGAAGCCCTTGGTACATTACGTAAAATTGATCGCAAAGGTAACGATATTCGTTTAACCGTTGCCAGTGGAAAGTTAGATTTGGCTGATGTAAAGCTAGGTGACAGCATCGCCACAAACGGAGTGTGTCTAACCGTAGTTGAACGGTTGGTTGATGGCTATGTTGCAGATATTTCGGCCGAAACGGTTGGATTAACTGGTTTCAGTCATTATCAAGTTGGCCAAAAGGTAAATCTTGAAAAAGCGGTGTCAGCCACCACAAGGTTGGGCGGACATATGGTCAGCGGCCATGTTGATGGGATTGCTAAGGTTGAGCAATGTGCTTATCGAGGCAAGGCAATAGAATTTTGGTTAGTGGCTCCAGTTTCATTACAACGATATATCGCACATAAAGGGTCGATTACAATTGATGGCGTTAGTTTAACTGTTAATGAAGTTGATGGAGCACGTTTCAGGTTAACCATAGTGCCTCACACTGCGGGTGAAACTACGCTGGTGGATCTAAAAGTCGGTGATAGTGTCAATATTGAAGTCGATTTGATTGCTCGTTATTTAGAACGTTTAATGCAGCCTCAAGCAGAGCATACACCGCCTACATCTGGTGTGACAATGGAACTGCTCGCTAAGTCAGGTTTTTTGCGTTAA
- the ribD gene encoding bifunctional diaminohydroxyphosphoribosylaminopyrimidine deaminase/5-amino-6-(5-phosphoribosylamino)uracil reductase RibD, with protein sequence MPNWSSFDIEMMSRAIMLAERGRYTTRPNPCVGCVIVADGQIIGEGFHQRAGQGHAEVNALQMAFDNGFSTEGATAYVTLEPCSHYGRTPPCALGLINAKVARVVVAVTDANPEVSGRGINMLRDADIQVDVGLLTEQAYALNLGFMKRMKTGLPWVTVKIAASLDGKTALSNGVSKWITGEAARADVQKYRASHCALITGVETILVDDPSLNVRYEALGELTTHHTKDEIFQPLRVVLDSRARLTAAQQLFAIKSPILLVSGRHYADSVKATFPEHVSFLVLECDSSGRIPLLALLTYLGENANAVLVEAGATLAGAFVAQNLADDIVLYQAPKLLGSHGRNMLQLPDYNAMEQIPALHLIDERNVGQDKRYILRYNQPY encoded by the coding sequence ATGCCTAACTGGTCTAGCTTCGATATTGAAATGATGAGCCGTGCCATTATGTTGGCAGAGCGGGGACGTTATACCACTCGGCCCAATCCTTGTGTGGGATGTGTGATTGTTGCTGATGGACAGATTATTGGTGAAGGTTTTCATCAACGAGCAGGCCAAGGGCATGCCGAAGTCAATGCTCTTCAAATGGCGTTTGATAATGGCTTTTCTACCGAAGGCGCGACCGCTTATGTCACTCTTGAACCTTGTAGTCATTATGGCCGCACGCCACCTTGCGCTTTAGGCTTGATAAACGCCAAGGTAGCTAGAGTTGTGGTTGCTGTTACTGATGCTAACCCAGAAGTGTCTGGCAGAGGTATTAACATGCTTCGTGATGCAGATATTCAGGTTGATGTGGGATTACTGACAGAACAAGCTTATGCGCTTAACCTTGGTTTTATGAAGCGGATGAAGACAGGACTTCCTTGGGTTACGGTTAAAATAGCCGCCAGTTTAGACGGTAAAACTGCGTTATCTAATGGGGTATCAAAGTGGATTACCGGTGAAGCTGCACGAGCAGATGTACAAAAGTATCGTGCTAGCCATTGCGCATTAATCACCGGTGTTGAAACCATTCTTGTTGATGATCCTAGCTTAAATGTTCGCTATGAAGCGTTAGGTGAACTAACTACTCATCATACCAAAGATGAAATATTCCAACCTTTAAGAGTGGTGCTCGATAGTCGAGCAAGATTAACTGCAGCTCAACAGTTGTTTGCGATTAAAAGTCCGATATTGTTAGTTTCTGGTCGTCATTATGCAGACAGTGTTAAAGCGACATTTCCTGAGCATGTGTCTTTTTTAGTATTAGAGTGTGACTCGTCAGGTAGAATCCCGTTATTAGCCTTGCTAACGTATTTAGGTGAAAATGCTAATGCTGTATTGGTTGAAGCGGGCGCCACTTTAGCTGGGGCATTTGTCGCTCAAAACTTAGCTGACGATATCGTACTTTATCAGGCGCCTAAACTATTAGGCAGCCATGGACGGAATATGTTGCAGTTACCTGATTATAATGCAATGGAGCAAATTCCTGCATTGCACTTAATTGATGAGCGCAACGTTGGACAAGATAAGCGATATATCCTCAGATATAATCAACCATATTAA
- the ribBA gene encoding bifunctional 3,4-dihydroxy-2-butanone-4-phosphate synthase/GTP cyclohydrolase II codes for MALHSIEEIIEDIRQGKMVILMDDEDRENEGDLIMAAEKVTPEAINFMATYGRGLICQTLTKERCQQLNLPLMVTNNNAQFTTNFTVSIEAATGVTTGISAHDRAVTILAAVAKDAKAADLVQPGHIFPLMAQEGGVLTRAGHTEAGCDLARLAGCEPSAAIVEILNEDGTMARHPDLAKFSEKHGIKMGTIADLIEYRNTNETTVVREAQCKLPTRFGEFTMVTFRDTIDNQLHYALVKDEVKPNCLVRVHLQNTFNDLLHSERDQKRSWSLEKAMELIAAEGGVLVLLGNDENTSDVLAKVKAFEAEDNGQSPAPAQWQGTSRRVGVGSQILASLGVTSMRLLSSPKRYHSLSGFGLEVTDYIAE; via the coding sequence ATGGCGTTACATAGCATAGAAGAAATCATTGAAGATATTCGTCAAGGTAAAATGGTTATCTTGATGGATGATGAAGACAGAGAGAATGAAGGTGATTTAATCATGGCCGCTGAAAAAGTGACGCCAGAAGCAATCAACTTTATGGCAACTTATGGCCGAGGATTAATTTGCCAAACGTTGACCAAAGAACGTTGTCAGCAACTTAATTTACCTTTAATGGTTACTAACAATAATGCCCAGTTTACAACCAACTTTACAGTATCTATAGAGGCGGCAACGGGTGTTACAACCGGGATTTCAGCCCATGATCGTGCTGTGACGATACTAGCTGCAGTGGCTAAAGATGCTAAGGCTGCAGATTTAGTCCAACCAGGTCATATATTCCCATTGATGGCACAAGAAGGCGGAGTATTAACTCGAGCAGGCCATACAGAAGCGGGTTGCGATTTAGCTCGCTTAGCGGGATGTGAACCTTCCGCAGCGATTGTTGAAATTTTAAATGAAGATGGCACCATGGCCCGTCACCCAGATTTAGCCAAGTTTAGTGAAAAACATGGCATTAAAATGGGCACAATTGCAGACCTAATTGAATACCGTAATACTAATGAAACCACTGTTGTGCGTGAAGCTCAATGTAAGTTGCCTACCCGTTTTGGTGAATTTACTATGGTGACGTTTAGAGACACTATTGATAATCAACTGCACTATGCCTTAGTTAAAGATGAAGTGAAGCCAAATTGTTTAGTGCGGGTACATTTACAGAATACCTTTAATGATTTACTGCATTCAGAACGCGACCAAAAGCGTAGTTGGTCATTAGAAAAAGCCATGGAGCTCATTGCAGCTGAAGGTGGTGTTTTAGTGTTACTTGGTAATGACGAAAATACCAGTGACGTTCTAGCTAAAGTCAAAGCATTTGAAGCCGAGGACAATGGTCAATCACCCGCGCCAGCTCAATGGCAGGGAACTTCACGCCGTGTGGGAGTAGGATCGCAAATTTTGGCAAGTTTAGGTGTCACCAGTATGCGTCTATTAAGTTCACCAAAACGTTACCATTCATTGTCAGGTTTTGGTTTGGAAGTGACCGATTATATCGCCGAATAA
- the thiL gene encoding thiamine-phosphate kinase, whose amino-acid sequence MKEFDLIEHYFRNKGQKRRDVELSIGDDCALVNPADNKSIAISCDTLVENVHFLADIPAHALGYKSLAVNLSDLAAMGAEPAWFTLALTLPNVDQPWLAHFSEGLFEIAEYYSIALIGGDTTRGPRSISITINGQVPKGTALTRCGAKIGDWIYVTGTLGDSALGLDILRGVKTVNPEDKEYLINRHYYPTPRVLAGQALRTLATSAIDLSDGLMSDIGHVLSASTVGAIIDVNQVPLSASLTANLSREEALSYALTGGEDYELLFTVPESQRGAIDTALINAGVKFVKIGQICAGDKLKFVDDGKAFSPISRSFEHF is encoded by the coding sequence GTGAAAGAATTTGATCTCATCGAACATTACTTCCGCAATAAAGGTCAAAAAAGGCGCGATGTTGAGTTAAGCATCGGCGACGACTGTGCGTTAGTGAATCCAGCCGACAATAAATCTATCGCTATTTCTTGTGATACCCTTGTTGAAAATGTCCATTTTTTAGCTGATATTCCGGCTCATGCTTTAGGGTATAAATCGTTAGCGGTTAATCTTTCTGATCTGGCGGCTATGGGGGCTGAACCCGCGTGGTTTACGTTAGCCCTGACATTACCCAATGTGGACCAGCCTTGGTTAGCACACTTCAGTGAAGGCCTGTTTGAAATTGCAGAATATTACAGTATTGCTCTTATTGGCGGTGATACAACCCGTGGACCTCGCAGCATCAGTATTACAATTAATGGCCAAGTCCCGAAAGGTACAGCCTTAACTCGTTGCGGAGCCAAAATAGGTGATTGGATTTATGTTACTGGTACTTTAGGGGATTCAGCTTTAGGCTTGGATATTCTCCGAGGGGTTAAAACAGTTAATCCAGAAGATAAAGAATACCTTATTAATCGCCATTATTATCCAACTCCTCGTGTGTTAGCTGGTCAAGCTCTTCGTACATTAGCTACGAGTGCTATCGATTTATCAGATGGTTTAATGTCTGATATTGGCCATGTGTTAAGTGCTTCTACGGTTGGTGCGATTATTGATGTCAACCAAGTGCCGTTATCTGCGTCGTTAACTGCTAACCTAAGCCGAGAAGAAGCATTAAGTTATGCACTTACTGGTGGTGAAGACTACGAGTTACTTTTCACTGTTCCTGAGTCTCAACGTGGCGCGATTGATACTGCGTTAATTAATGCCGGCGTCAAGTTTGTCAAAATTGGCCAAATTTGTGCTGGAGATAAATTAAAATTCGTAGACGACGGTAAAGCTTTTTCTCCAATATCTCGCAGTTTTGAACATTTTTAA
- the ribE gene encoding 6,7-dimethyl-8-ribityllumazine synthase gives MNIVQGNIEAKNAKVAIVISRFNSFLVESLLDGAIDTLKRFGQVSDDNITVVRVPGAVELPLAAKRVAASGKFDGIIALGAVIRGGTPHFDFVAGECNKGLAQVALEYDLPVAFGVLTTDTIEQAIERSGTKAGNKGGEAALSLLEMVNVLQQLEQQL, from the coding sequence ATGAACATAGTTCAAGGTAATATCGAAGCGAAAAATGCCAAAGTGGCGATCGTAATATCGCGATTCAATAGTTTTTTAGTTGAAAGTCTGCTTGATGGTGCAATAGACACATTAAAGCGTTTCGGCCAGGTCAGCGACGACAACATTACCGTTGTTCGAGTACCTGGTGCAGTTGAATTACCCCTTGCCGCTAAACGTGTTGCGGCAAGTGGAAAGTTTGACGGAATCATAGCATTAGGCGCTGTCATTCGTGGCGGCACACCTCATTTTGATTTTGTTGCTGGTGAATGTAACAAAGGTCTTGCACAAGTTGCATTAGAGTATGATCTTCCTGTTGCGTTTGGTGTATTAACTACAGATACCATTGAGCAAGCTATTGAACGTTCAGGTACTAAAGCAGGTAACAAAGGTGGCGAAGCAGCCCTTAGTTTGCTTGAAATGGTTAATGTACTGCAACAATTAGAACAACAGCTGTAA